A genome region from Natronobeatus ordinarius includes the following:
- a CDS encoding MFS transporter — MLYLTRFAEGFGFITLLTLLPTYINVLDPQATTILGITISAGFVIGMYTTGFTLAQTLAVVPLAWAGDRFDKRTVLLCVLAVGAVVYALFPLVDSSGSFILVRALQGIAVTGAGLMTLSLVGELASVGTRADRIGKANAASFLASIVGSLSAGWIFDAVGFGPIFTIIVVLVVVAWIGLFTTLESDDTRITGFPFADLALNRKLLTITSFRAQYAFAVTMVRTWVPIYAGTALAGGGLGVAATAVAVTVTAEKATNMVGQLFTGRLSDGYGRSLFVFAGGGTYGLIAIAIPLSPAIGAAIGTGVSLPVLGDVPPAYLPLVVCSGLLGVADSFREPASMALFADEGTDQGGVASSFGIRELVWRPGSVLGPLIAGWLMVEVSMASVFYVGGAFALTGALTFLAILVADHGRRALTAW; from the coding sequence ATCCTCTATCTGACGCGATTCGCCGAGGGATTCGGCTTCATAACGCTGTTGACGCTGCTGCCGACGTACATCAACGTCCTCGATCCGCAGGCGACGACGATCCTCGGGATCACCATCAGCGCCGGGTTCGTCATCGGGATGTACACGACAGGGTTCACCCTCGCACAGACGCTCGCGGTCGTTCCGCTGGCCTGGGCCGGGGACCGGTTCGACAAACGGACCGTACTGCTGTGCGTGCTCGCCGTCGGTGCCGTCGTCTACGCGCTCTTCCCGCTCGTGGACTCCTCTGGGTCGTTCATTCTGGTCCGGGCCCTGCAGGGGATCGCCGTCACCGGCGCCGGGCTGATGACGCTCTCGCTGGTTGGCGAACTCGCGTCGGTCGGGACGCGCGCCGACCGGATCGGGAAAGCGAACGCCGCGTCCTTTCTCGCCTCGATCGTGGGCTCGCTCTCGGCGGGCTGGATCTTCGACGCCGTCGGCTTCGGGCCGATCTTCACGATCATCGTCGTCCTCGTGGTCGTCGCGTGGATCGGCCTGTTCACCACCCTCGAGTCCGACGACACCCGGATCACGGGCTTTCCGTTCGCCGACCTCGCGCTCAATCGCAAGCTCCTGACGATCACGAGCTTCCGGGCCCAGTACGCCTTCGCGGTGACGATGGTCCGGACGTGGGTTCCGATCTACGCGGGGACGGCCCTCGCCGGCGGCGGGCTCGGGGTTGCGGCGACCGCCGTCGCCGTCACCGTCACCGCCGAGAAGGCGACGAACATGGTCGGCCAGCTGTTCACCGGCCGGCTCTCGGACGGCTACGGCCGTTCGCTGTTCGTCTTCGCCGGCGGGGGCACCTACGGCCTGATCGCGATCGCGATTCCGCTCTCACCGGCGATCGGCGCCGCGATCGGGACCGGAGTGAGCCTGCCCGTCCTCGGCGACGTTCCCCCGGCGTACCTGCCGCTGGTCGTCTGTTCGGGGCTGCTCGGCGTGGCCGACTCCTTTCGTGAGCCGGCGAGCATGGCACTGTTCGCCGACGAGGGAACGGACCAGGGTGGCGTCGCCTCGAGTTTCGGCATCCGAGAACTCGTCTGGCGGCCGGGCTCGGTGCTGGGGCCGCTCATCGCCGGCTGGCTCATGGTCGAGGTGAGCATGGCGTCGGTGTTCTA
- a CDS encoding TIGR00725 family protein has protein sequence MRVSVIGGGSITDDEAAVAEAVGRELGRRGHAVVCGGLGGTMEAVCRGAKTEGGETIGILPVEDRGAANEYVDTAIATGLGHARNALVVLNGDGVVALSGSHGTLTEIGFAGIYDRPVVGLESHDVPGVEPVETPAEAVDRLEDARDR, from the coding sequence ATGCGCGTGAGCGTCATCGGCGGCGGATCGATCACGGACGACGAGGCGGCCGTCGCGGAGGCCGTCGGCCGGGAACTCGGCCGACGCGGCCACGCGGTCGTCTGCGGTGGACTCGGTGGCACGATGGAAGCGGTCTGTCGCGGGGCGAAAACCGAGGGTGGCGAGACGATCGGAATCCTCCCCGTCGAGGACCGCGGCGCCGCGAACGAGTACGTCGACACGGCGATCGCGACCGGACTTGGCCACGCCCGAAACGCCCTCGTCGTGCTCAACGGCGACGGTGTGGTCGCCCTCTCGGGGAGCCACGGCACGCTCACGGAGATCGGCTTCGCGGGCATCTACGACCGCCCGGTCGTCGGCCTCGAGAGCCACGACGTCCCCGGCGTCGAGCCCGTCGAGACGCCCGCCGAGGCGGTGGACCGACTCGAGGACGCCCGGGATCGGTGA
- the mdh gene encoding malate dehydrogenase: MTKVSVVGAAGTVGAAAGYNIALRGIADELVFVDIPDMEDTTVGQAADVNHGVAYDANTVVRQGDYEDTAGSDVVVITAGIPRKPGQTRIDLAGDNAPIMDDIGASLAEYNDDFVTITTSNPVDLLNRHLYEVGDRAREQVIGFGGRLDSARFRYVLSQRYDAPVQNVEATILGEHGDAQVPVFSKVRVDGQDLDVSEDEKEAILGELKTSAMNVIEKKGATEWGPATGVAHMVEAVLHDTGEVLPASVVLEGEYGHENTAFGVPVKLGSGGVEEIVEWELSAFEREQLGEAAEKLAEQYEKIA, encoded by the coding sequence ATGACGAAAGTTAGCGTGGTCGGCGCGGCCGGCACGGTCGGCGCCGCGGCCGGCTACAACATCGCACTGCGAGGGATCGCCGACGAGCTCGTCTTCGTCGACATTCCGGACATGGAGGACACGACGGTCGGCCAGGCAGCCGACGTCAACCACGGCGTCGCCTACGACGCCAACACGGTCGTCCGGCAGGGCGACTACGAGGACACCGCGGGCTCGGACGTCGTCGTCATCACGGCGGGCATCCCGCGAAAGCCGGGCCAGACCCGGATCGACCTCGCCGGCGACAACGCGCCGATCATGGACGACATCGGTGCCTCACTCGCCGAGTACAACGACGACTTCGTCACGATCACCACCTCGAACCCGGTCGACCTCCTGAACCGCCACCTCTACGAGGTCGGCGACCGCGCTCGCGAGCAGGTGATCGGCTTCGGCGGCCGACTCGACTCCGCCCGATTCCGCTACGTCCTCTCCCAGCGCTACGACGCGCCGGTGCAAAACGTCGAGGCGACGATCCTCGGCGAACACGGCGACGCCCAGGTCCCCGTCTTTTCGAAAGTTCGGGTCGACGGCCAGGACCTCGACGTTTCCGAAGACGAAAAAGAAGCGATCCTGGGCGAGCTCAAAACCAGCGCGATGAACGTCATCGAGAAGAAGGGCGCGACGGAGTGGGGGCCCGCCACGGGGGTCGCTCACATGGTCGAGGCCGTCCTGCACGACACCGGCGAAGTGCTGCCCGCGAGCGTCGTCCTCGAGGGTGAGTACGGCCACGAGAACACCGCCTTCGGCGTCCCCGTCAAGCTCGGTTCCGGGGGCGTCGAGGAGATCGTCGAGTGGGAGCTCTCGGCGTTCGAGCGCGAACAACTCGGCGAAGCCGCCGAGAAGCTCGCAGAGCAGTACGAGAAGATCGCGTAG
- the eif1A gene encoding translation initiation factor eIF-1A — MSGDEGGRKNLRMPEEDEVFATVTDMLGANRVKVRCADGKERTARIPGKMQKRIWIREDDVVLVSPWDWQDEKADITWRYEKNEADQLRREGHIQ; from the coding sequence ATGAGTGGCGACGAGGGCGGTCGCAAGAACCTCCGAATGCCCGAGGAGGACGAAGTCTTCGCGACCGTCACGGACATGCTCGGGGCGAACCGCGTCAAAGTACGCTGTGCGGACGGGAAAGAGCGCACCGCGCGCATTCCCGGCAAGATGCAAAAGCGCATCTGGATCCGCGAAGACGACGTCGTGCTCGTTTCCCCCTGGGACTGGCAGGACGAGAAGGCGGACATCACCTGGCGCTACGAGAAGAACGAGGCCGACCAGCTGCGCCGGGAAGGGCACATCCAGTGA
- a CDS encoding DUF7470 family protein, giving the protein MLRNLGPVGIVGVLSLVVGIAVVAHANLQIAAGIALVLAGLGLVVKSLVTSMLSAWGMF; this is encoded by the coding sequence ATGCTCAGGAACCTCGGCCCAGTCGGCATCGTCGGCGTCCTGTCACTCGTCGTCGGAATCGCCGTCGTGGCCCACGCGAACCTCCAGATCGCTGCCGGCATCGCCCTCGTGCTCGCCGGCCTCGGCCTCGTCGTGAAGTCGCTCGTCACCAGCATGCTCAGCGCCTGGGGGATGTTCTGA